The proteins below are encoded in one region of Halocatena salina:
- a CDS encoding response regulator transcription factor, translated as MSDTDPVVLIVEDESSLVDIYSHWLSGDYQIRSAESGTRALELIDDSVDIMVLDRLMPAMTGREVIKEVRKRELDCKIVMATAVESNFDLIEAGADAALTKPITKDELLSVVSQMLAHEDYRELEAEYFDLLAERSELLASATSSQEELSTLGSRIERLATRLEDRTQEMDDNAFISLMRN; from the coding sequence ATGAGTGATACGGATCCAGTCGTGTTGATCGTCGAGGATGAATCATCGTTAGTGGACATCTACTCACACTGGTTATCCGGTGACTATCAGATACGATCCGCAGAGAGCGGTACACGTGCGCTAGAGCTCATTGATGACAGCGTTGATATCATGGTGTTGGATCGGTTGATGCCAGCCATGACAGGGCGGGAAGTGATCAAGGAGGTACGAAAACGAGAATTGGACTGTAAGATCGTGATGGCGACTGCTGTCGAGTCCAATTTCGATCTCATCGAGGCTGGAGCCGACGCGGCGCTCACGAAACCCATTACGAAAGACGAGCTGCTGTCGGTCGTCTCGCAGATGCTCGCTCACGAGGACTATCGTGAGCTGGAGGCTGAGTATTTCGATTTGCTCGCTGAGCGGAGCGAGCTTCTCGCCTCGGCAACGTCATCACAGGAGGAACTATCGACACTCGGATCACGGATCGAGAGGCTCGCCACACGACTTGAAGATAGAACGCAGGAGATGGACGACAACGCGTTTATCAGTTTGATGCGAAACTGA
- a CDS encoding NADPH-dependent FMN reductase, whose protein sequence is MNRSHVVAVCGSLRDGSYTRIALQHALDGAADLDASTDLIDLRSLELPVYDADANDAGDSDELRERIREADSVLLGSPMYHGSYSAPLKNALDYCGFDEFENTTVGLLAVSGGSFTVTTLDHLRSVCRALNAWVIPHQAAIPSVNSQFEDGEFVDTDIETRVRTLGRRAVEYATIEPDPYTVESAENVGADD, encoded by the coding sequence ATGAATAGATCTCACGTCGTCGCAGTCTGTGGCAGTCTTCGGGACGGTAGTTACACCCGAATCGCACTCCAGCACGCGCTCGACGGCGCAGCCGATCTGGACGCCTCGACCGATCTGATCGATCTCCGGTCGCTTGAGCTACCGGTGTACGACGCTGACGCCAACGATGCGGGCGATTCCGACGAACTCCGAGAACGGATTCGGGAAGCCGACAGCGTGTTGTTGGGATCACCGATGTACCACGGCTCCTACTCCGCACCCCTGAAAAACGCGCTGGATTACTGTGGATTCGACGAGTTCGAGAACACCACGGTGGGACTGCTCGCGGTGTCGGGCGGTTCGTTCACAGTCACGACGCTCGATCACCTCAGATCGGTGTGTCGCGCGCTGAACGCGTGGGTGATCCCCCACCAGGCTGCGATCCCAAGCGTCAACAGCCAGTTCGAGGACGGCGAATTCGTCGATACAGACATCGAGACCCGAGTCAGAACCTTGGGGCGGCGCGCCGTCGAGTACGCCACGATCGAACCCGATCCCTACACCGTCGAAAGCGCCGAAAACGTCGGTGCAGACGACTAA
- a CDS encoding cystathionine gamma-synthase, producing MGDDSQRIETRAIHAGQQPDPETGAVMTPIYASSTYAQDAPGEDRGYEYSRTGNPTRAALEANLADLESGAHGRVFSSGMGAINTVLNLCESGDHVVASNDVYGGTHRLFTQVYDQYDVSFDFVDMTDLDAVADAVGSATRVVWVETPTNPLLSVIDMAAVADIAHEHAALCAVDNTFATPYLQRPLEHGADVVCHSLTKYMGGHSDVVGGALITDDAELDERFGFYQNSVGATPNPFGCFLVLRGVKTLPVRMERHCDNARALAAWLEDRPEVESIYYPGLESHPTHETAAKQMDDYGGMLSFELDATLEETSAVVSNTEVFTLAESLGGVESLIEQPAAMTHQAIPREERIAAGLTDGLIRVSAGIEHVDDLRADLQHAFDTVCQ from the coding sequence ATGGGCGACGATTCACAACGGATCGAGACGCGGGCGATCCACGCGGGCCAACAGCCAGACCCCGAAACGGGAGCGGTGATGACGCCGATCTACGCGAGCTCGACGTATGCACAGGACGCGCCGGGCGAGGACCGGGGGTATGAATACTCCCGAACCGGGAACCCGACTCGAGCGGCGCTCGAAGCGAACCTCGCTGATCTCGAAAGCGGTGCTCACGGCCGAGTCTTTTCGAGCGGAATGGGCGCGATCAACACCGTGCTCAACCTGTGTGAATCGGGCGATCACGTGGTTGCGAGCAACGACGTGTACGGTGGCACTCATCGCCTGTTCACCCAGGTGTACGACCAGTACGACGTGTCGTTCGACTTTGTGGACATGACGGATCTCGATGCAGTGGCCGACGCTGTCGGCTCGGCCACTCGCGTAGTGTGGGTCGAAACGCCGACCAATCCGTTGTTAAGCGTGATCGACATGGCAGCCGTCGCAGACATCGCTCACGAACACGCTGCGCTCTGTGCGGTGGACAACACGTTTGCGACGCCGTATCTCCAGCGTCCACTCGAACACGGCGCTGACGTCGTCTGTCACTCGCTCACGAAGTACATGGGCGGACACTCCGACGTCGTTGGGGGAGCACTCATCACTGACGACGCCGAACTCGACGAGCGCTTTGGCTTTTATCAGAACAGCGTCGGCGCGACGCCGAACCCCTTCGGGTGCTTTCTGGTGTTGCGAGGCGTGAAGACGCTTCCAGTTCGCATGGAACGCCACTGTGACAACGCGCGTGCACTGGCGGCATGGCTCGAAGACCGCCCCGAAGTCGAGTCCATCTACTACCCCGGATTGGAGAGCCACCCGACCCACGAGACCGCAGCCAAACAGATGGACGACTACGGCGGCATGCTCAGCTTCGAACTCGACGCAACGTTAGAAGAGACGAGTGCAGTCGTCTCGAACACGGAGGTGTTCACGCTCGCAGAAAGTTTGGGCGGCGTCGAGAGCCTCATCGAGCAACCAGCAGCGATGACACATCAGGCGATACCACGGGAAGAGCGGATCGCAGCCGGATTAACCGACGGTTTGATTCGAGTCAGCGCCGGTATCGAGCACGTCGATGATCTCCGAGCGGATCTACAGCACGCGTTCGATACCGTATGCCAGTGA
- the mdh gene encoding malate dehydrogenase codes for MVKVSVVGAAGTVGAAAGYNIALRDIADEVVFVDIPDQEDTTIGQAADVNHGVAYDANTDIRQGSYEETAGSDVVVITAGIPRKPGQTRLDLAEDNAPIMEDIGASLAEYNDDFVTITTSNPVDLLNRHLYEAGDRAREKVIGFGGRLDSARFRYVLSQEFDVPVTNVEGTILGEHGDAQVPVFSKVRVNGRDPSFTDEKKDRILGDLQESAMNVIERKGATEWGPATGVGHMVEAVLRDTGEVLPGSIALDGEFGHSGVGLGVPVKLGRNGVEEIVEWELSESEQEQLANAAEKLADQYEKIA; via the coding sequence ATGGTAAAAGTCAGCGTAGTCGGCGCGGCAGGGACCGTTGGTGCAGCGGCTGGATACAACATTGCGCTCCGCGACATCGCCGATGAGGTAGTGTTCGTGGACATTCCAGATCAAGAAGACACGACGATCGGGCAGGCTGCCGACGTGAACCACGGCGTCGCCTACGACGCGAACACGGATATCCGACAGGGGAGCTACGAGGAGACGGCTGGCTCCGATGTGGTCGTGATCACGGCGGGCATTCCACGCAAGCCCGGACAAACCCGGCTCGATCTGGCAGAGGACAATGCGCCGATCATGGAGGATATCGGCGCGTCGCTGGCCGAATACAACGACGATTTCGTGACGATCACCACCTCGAACCCCGTCGATCTCCTGAACCGGCATCTGTACGAAGCAGGTGATCGTGCCCGGGAGAAGGTGATCGGATTCGGTGGCCGCCTCGACAGCGCACGATTCCGGTACGTGCTTTCTCAGGAGTTCGACGTGCCGGTGACAAACGTCGAGGGGACGATCCTCGGTGAACATGGGGACGCACAGGTACCGGTGTTCTCGAAGGTGCGAGTGAACGGCCGGGATCCGTCGTTTACGGACGAGAAAAAGGATCGTATTCTCGGAGATCTCCAAGAAAGCGCGATGAACGTCATCGAGCGCAAGGGAGCGACCGAGTGGGGTCCAGCAACGGGTGTCGGACACATGGTTGAGGCCGTGCTCCGGGACACCGGCGAAGTGCTTCCTGGTTCGATCGCGCTCGATGGCGAGTTCGGTCACAGTGGCGTCGGTCTCGGCGTGCCGGTCAAACTCGGCCGAAACGGGGTTGAGGAGATCGTCGAGTGGGAGCTTTCCGAAAGCGAACAGGAACAACTAGCCAATGCGGCCGAGAAACTGGCCGACCAGTACGAGAAGATCGCGTGA
- a CDS encoding M99 family carboxypeptidase catalytic domain-containing protein, which produces MKRRTYLSGAVAAVGLSMPTIRSPIDVSEQKKDTTGELEATATVLEGTKYETELYAIDGTDEGPTGIVVGGVHGDEKSGYRAAETVASWQFETGRVIVLPRVNRPAIERNTRHGVGGDLNRQFPPGETPTTKLARAIWNDVVMRYEPDVLLDLHRSKGIYKFHPDFVGQSIYPTNAGSAPSNAKETIDILNKEHVPWYMPFHEFKPGNTVYGSRPMLVHKAGNDLNIPAYIVETARFLTDLDTRIEWTTAAAESLLSLHDIGRAGKGEQ; this is translated from the coding sequence ATGAAACGTCGGACGTATCTCTCGGGGGCAGTAGCTGCCGTCGGCCTTTCGATGCCGACCATCAGATCACCGATCGACGTTAGTGAACAAAAAAAGGACACGACGGGCGAGCTAGAGGCCACGGCAACAGTTCTAGAAGGGACCAAGTACGAAACGGAGCTGTATGCGATCGATGGGACCGACGAGGGACCGACGGGCATCGTGGTCGGTGGTGTCCACGGAGACGAAAAGTCCGGATACCGGGCGGCCGAAACGGTGGCGAGCTGGCAGTTCGAGACCGGTCGGGTGATCGTGCTTCCCCGCGTGAATCGACCAGCGATCGAGCGGAACACTCGCCACGGCGTCGGTGGGGATCTCAATCGACAGTTTCCGCCCGGAGAAACGCCGACGACGAAGCTCGCACGCGCGATCTGGAACGACGTAGTGATGCGATACGAGCCGGATGTCCTACTCGATCTCCACCGATCGAAAGGGATCTACAAGTTCCATCCGGACTTCGTCGGACAGTCGATCTACCCGACGAACGCCGGATCCGCACCGTCGAACGCCAAGGAAACGATCGATATACTGAACAAAGAACACGTTCCGTGGTACATGCCGTTCCACGAGTTCAAGCCCGGAAACACGGTGTACGGCAGCCGTCCGATGCTCGTTCACAAGGCCGGTAACGATCTGAACATACCGGCGTACATCGTAGAAACGGCGCGATTCCTCACCGATCTCGACACGCGGATTGAATGGACGACCGCGGCTGCGGAATCGCTGCTTTCGTTACACGACATCGGTCGCGCAGGGAAGGGTGAGCAATGA
- a CDS encoding Sjogren's syndrome/scleroderma autoantigen 1 family protein encodes MSEFDEDAEREKLRKQFEQDKRKRESTERMSELLLQGATMTDTHCDTCSDPLFRYEGQEFCPTCQVRTDEQRSGDTPRSATDTQQATADAESSEPPETTASTQIEIEDETAPSEDHTEPTTDTTTTDTSATAADVPSDPDLSTARQSLVTTITRFAKHAETTEDPDRARKFLAATEDAATALDALNQASK; translated from the coding sequence ATGAGCGAATTTGACGAGGATGCCGAGCGTGAGAAGCTTAGAAAGCAGTTCGAACAGGACAAGCGAAAACGCGAAAGCACGGAGCGCATGAGCGAACTGCTTCTTCAAGGGGCAACGATGACGGACACTCACTGTGACACCTGTAGTGATCCGCTTTTCCGGTATGAGGGACAGGAGTTCTGTCCGACCTGTCAGGTCCGAACCGACGAACAACGATCGGGGGACACACCCCGGTCCGCAACTGATACACAACAGGCCACGGCGGACGCCGAGTCATCGGAGCCGCCAGAGACGACGGCGTCAACGCAGATCGAAATCGAGGATGAAACGGCACCGTCTGAGGACCACACGGAACCGACTACCGACACGACCACCACGGACACATCAGCTACAGCTGCCGATGTTCCGTCCGATCCCGATCTCTCGACGGCACGCCAGTCGCTCGTAACTACCATCACGCGTTTCGCCAAACACGCCGAAACGACGGAGGATCCTGATCGCGCCCGCAAGTTCCTCGCCGCCACGGAGGACGCAGCGACGGCTCTCGACGCCCTCAACCAAGCATCGAAATGA
- a CDS encoding cupin domain-containing protein — protein sequence MKKAALDEIQTVPNPLNVHEIRKPISMVLGTTDFAMNYFELSSGESFSGGIHTHHDQEEVFFIVEGTATFEIGREGREEVRVGPEAAIRFEPGEFQCGHNYDEETVVGLALGAPGAMHDWDELESIVYCPECEKKTGHGVALENGDFQLTCTVCEYDH from the coding sequence ATGAAAAAAGCAGCACTCGATGAGATCCAGACCGTTCCGAACCCGTTGAACGTGCATGAGATCCGCAAGCCGATTTCGATGGTGCTCGGAACGACCGACTTCGCCATGAACTACTTCGAACTCTCCTCTGGCGAATCGTTTTCCGGTGGTATTCACACCCATCACGATCAAGAGGAGGTGTTTTTCATCGTGGAGGGCACTGCGACGTTCGAGATCGGTCGGGAAGGAAGAGAGGAGGTACGAGTCGGTCCGGAGGCAGCAATCCGCTTTGAGCCGGGGGAGTTCCAGTGTGGCCACAACTACGATGAGGAGACCGTCGTCGGGTTGGCACTCGGCGCGCCCGGCGCGATGCACGACTGGGACGAACTGGAATCGATCGTTTACTGTCCGGAGTGTGAGAAGAAAACGGGCCACGGTGTCGCACTCGAAAACGGGGACTTCCAACTCACCTGTACAGTGTGTGAATACGACCACTGA
- the pepF gene encoding oligoendopeptidase F, which produces MSSVPERGEIDEQYKWDTDDLFVNDSEWEDSYEQAESLIEELEEYEGRVTEDAETLLAALRHSEQTMRTVSNVVTYTRMKSDEDTRDQQYQALSARAQSLIADARSAAGFIEPEIQTLTETDIEELIDREPALEQYEQYFDDVLRLKPHTRSTTIEQLLADFSDVTDAPGEIYTMLTNADMEFPAVEDPDGNAVEITLSNFTTLQKNPDRTFRREVYESFYDEWESVRNAIGAAYKKSVTADVKQARAHEYETAREAKLDGTNVPLSVYDTLVETVNDNLDTLHKHLELKRDVLDLDELRMWDVYMSLTGNESPTVTYEQARSYVTDAVAPLGEEYQSRLAAGLDARWVDVYENVGKRSGAYSSGTYDTQPYILMNYQDDVTSMFTLAHELGHSMHSQLAKETQPYVYSDYEIFVAEVASTVNETLLTHHLLETVEDEQLRRHVLDQYLERFRSTLLRQTMFAEFEQRTHEIVEDGGALTPDRLDELYGGLKRTYLEPAVVDDRIDREWMRIPHFYNAFYVYQYATGISAAVAIVDQILDDDRPDAAKQYRQFLRSGSRDYPLELLQDAGVDMQRPDPIETTFSTYEEYLGVFEQLT; this is translated from the coding sequence ATGAGTTCAGTTCCAGAGCGTGGAGAGATCGACGAGCAGTACAAATGGGATACAGACGATCTGTTCGTGAACGACTCGGAGTGGGAAGACAGCTACGAGCAGGCCGAGTCGCTCATCGAGGAACTCGAAGAATACGAAGGCCGCGTAACCGAGGACGCTGAAACGCTGTTAGCTGCGTTGCGTCACTCCGAGCAGACGATGCGCACCGTTTCGAACGTCGTCACGTACACGCGGATGAAAAGCGACGAGGACACTCGTGACCAGCAGTATCAGGCGCTATCAGCGCGAGCGCAGTCGTTGATCGCCGACGCCAGGAGCGCAGCGGGGTTCATCGAGCCGGAGATCCAAACGCTCACCGAGACGGATATCGAGGAACTGATCGACCGAGAGCCAGCGCTCGAACAGTACGAGCAGTATTTCGACGACGTGCTCCGGCTGAAACCGCACACGCGATCGACAACGATCGAGCAACTACTCGCTGATTTCAGTGACGTAACCGACGCGCCGGGAGAGATCTACACCATGCTGACGAACGCGGATATGGAGTTTCCGGCCGTCGAGGATCCCGATGGGAACGCGGTCGAGATCACGCTGTCGAATTTCACGACATTGCAGAAAAATCCCGACCGGACGTTTCGTCGGGAAGTGTACGAATCGTTTTATGACGAGTGGGAGTCAGTGCGGAACGCGATCGGAGCAGCATATAAAAAAAGCGTGACTGCTGATGTGAAACAGGCTCGAGCACACGAGTATGAAACCGCCCGCGAGGCCAAACTCGACGGCACCAACGTTCCACTCTCGGTGTACGATACCCTCGTCGAGACGGTCAACGACAACCTCGACACACTCCACAAACATCTCGAACTGAAGCGCGACGTGCTCGATCTCGACGAACTTAGAATGTGGGACGTGTACATGTCCCTCACTGGAAACGAAAGCCCAACCGTAACCTACGAACAGGCGAGATCATACGTCACCGACGCGGTTGCACCCCTTGGAGAGGAGTACCAGTCCCGGCTGGCAGCCGGACTCGATGCACGGTGGGTAGACGTCTATGAGAACGTGGGAAAACGGTCGGGAGCCTACAGCAGCGGAACGTACGACACCCAGCCGTATATCCTGATGAACTACCAGGACGATGTGACCTCGATGTTCACGCTGGCTCACGAACTCGGTCATTCGATGCACAGCCAATTGGCGAAAGAGACACAGCCGTACGTGTACAGCGATTACGAGATCTTCGTTGCTGAGGTCGCAAGCACCGTCAACGAGACGTTACTCACTCACCATCTCCTCGAAACAGTCGAGGATGAACAGCTTCGCCGGCACGTTCTCGACCAGTATCTCGAACGGTTCCGATCGACGTTGCTGCGACAGACCATGTTCGCAGAATTCGAACAGAGGACCCACGAAATCGTCGAAGACGGTGGGGCGCTCACGCCGGATCGGCTCGATGAGTTGTACGGCGGGCTGAAACGCACGTATCTCGAACCGGCGGTCGTCGACGACCGGATCGATCGGGAATGGATGCGTATCCCCCATTTCTACAACGCGTTCTACGTCTACCAGTACGCGACCGGGATCAGTGCAGCGGTTGCGATCGTCGACCAGATCCTCGACGACGACAGACCCGACGCTGCAAAGCAGTATCGTCAGTTCCTCCGCTCGGGGTCCCGAGACTATCCCCTCGAACTCCTGCAAGATGCTGGCGTGGACATGCAACGACCAGACCCCATCGAAACGACGTTTTCGACGTACGAGGAGTATCTCGGCGTGTTCGAGCAGTTGACCTGA